A genome region from Sphingobium sp. WTD-1 includes the following:
- a CDS encoding terminase TerL endonuclease subunit has protein sequence MSQPRGAIPPPTFEGDHKPKTRGDRAIAFVEKYCLVPEGKLVGQPIRLDMFQKEFIWSVYDNPAGTTEGILSMARKNGKTALIACLLLVHLVGPEARLNSQIVSGARSRKQAALVFNLAWKMVKLNPKLKALVRVIPSAKTLIGLALNVTYEALSAEAGTAHGLSPVLAILDELGQVRGPLDDFVEAIETASGAYDDALRLIISTQAPTDADMLSIKIDDALRSRDPKIVVRLYAAEPKADVLDPAAHQAANPALGTFRSKVELLAAAERAARMPSAENGFRNLYLNQRVNRFSPFISPSVWGACNDNTDDEAFEKGEVYGGLDLAETTDLCAFVLAALWQGVWHFRAWFWKPEATLRDHVKRDRAPYDVWADEGYIFTTPGVAVDYEYVAHDLARICEGVPVIKIGYDRHRFKTLEAQMQKAGISLPFEPFGQGYVSMAPAMDLIEIDFLNERVRHGGNPVLTMCAANAVVNKDPAGNRKLDKAKSTGRIDGMVAAVMARGVGALDTNEGGSMDDYLAAMKANAA, from the coding sequence GTGAGCCAGCCGCGCGGCGCGATACCGCCGCCGACGTTCGAGGGAGACCATAAACCGAAGACCCGCGGCGACCGGGCCATCGCGTTTGTCGAAAAATATTGCCTCGTCCCAGAAGGTAAACTGGTGGGGCAGCCGATCCGGCTGGATATGTTCCAGAAGGAATTCATCTGGTCGGTCTACGATAATCCGGCGGGCACGACTGAGGGTATCCTCAGCATGGCGCGCAAGAATGGCAAGACAGCGCTGATCGCCTGCTTGCTTCTCGTCCATCTGGTCGGCCCGGAGGCCCGGCTCAACAGTCAGATCGTATCTGGTGCCCGGTCGCGCAAACAGGCGGCCCTCGTGTTCAATCTGGCCTGGAAAATGGTCAAGCTGAACCCGAAGCTGAAGGCGCTGGTGCGCGTGATCCCGTCCGCGAAAACGCTGATCGGCTTGGCACTGAACGTCACCTATGAGGCTCTGTCGGCGGAGGCAGGCACCGCGCACGGTCTTTCGCCGGTGCTGGCGATCCTCGACGAGCTGGGCCAGGTGCGCGGCCCGCTCGATGACTTCGTCGAAGCGATCGAGACAGCGTCCGGCGCATATGACGACGCCCTCCGGCTCATCATTTCGACGCAAGCGCCGACCGATGCCGACATGCTCAGCATCAAGATCGACGATGCGCTGCGCAGTCGAGACCCGAAAATTGTCGTGCGGCTATATGCTGCCGAGCCTAAGGCCGACGTCCTCGACCCGGCGGCCCATCAGGCGGCAAACCCGGCGCTGGGCACGTTCCGATCCAAGGTCGAGCTGCTGGCCGCGGCGGAACGTGCGGCGCGCATGCCTTCTGCGGAGAATGGTTTCCGCAATCTGTATCTGAACCAGCGGGTTAACCGCTTCTCGCCCTTTATTTCGCCCAGCGTCTGGGGCGCCTGCAACGATAACACAGACGATGAGGCGTTCGAGAAGGGCGAGGTCTATGGCGGCCTCGACCTTGCTGAGACGACCGACCTTTGCGCGTTCGTATTGGCAGCTTTGTGGCAAGGCGTCTGGCATTTTCGCGCTTGGTTCTGGAAACCGGAGGCCACGCTCCGCGATCATGTGAAGCGCGATCGCGCGCCATATGATGTCTGGGCGGACGAGGGCTATATCTTCACCACGCCCGGCGTTGCGGTCGATTATGAATACGTGGCGCACGATCTGGCGAGGATCTGCGAGGGCGTTCCCGTCATCAAGATCGGTTATGACCGCCACCGCTTCAAGACGCTCGAAGCACAGATGCAAAAGGCCGGCATTTCGCTGCCGTTTGAGCCTTTCGGGCAGGGCTACGTCAGCATGGCGCCCGCCATGGACCTGATCGAGATCGATTTCTTGAATGAACGCGTCCGGCATGGGGGCAATCCGGTGCTGACGATGTGCGCGGCCAATGCCGTCGTGAACAAAGATCCGGCCGGAAATCGCAAGCTCGACAAGGCCAAGAGCAC
- a CDS encoding HNH endonuclease signature motif containing protein, which yields MPSRPAPQRTRTERLRGRAGQAQRRRRLQNEPLCRDCADKGIVTASTVPDHIVPLAKGGSDDDGNIRCLCGPCHEIRTAEQFGHKHQARLGACDATGMPTDPDHPWNRPRG from the coding sequence ATGCCCAGCCGCCCCGCGCCGCAGCGCACGCGCACGGAGCGCCTGCGCGGTCGAGCAGGTCAGGCGCAGCGCCGCCGCCGGCTGCAGAATGAACCGCTCTGCCGGGACTGCGCCGACAAGGGCATCGTCACCGCGTCGACGGTGCCCGACCACATTGTGCCGCTCGCCAAGGGCGGCAGCGACGATGACGGCAACATCCGGTGCCTGTGCGGCCCGTGCCACGAGATCAGGACGGCGGAGCAGTTCGGGCACAAGCATCAGGCCCGCCTGGGCGCCTGCGACGCGACCGGCATGCCGACCGACCCCGACCACCCGTGGAACCGCCCCCGGGGGTAG
- a CDS encoding GAF domain-containing protein has product MEDEIVQLYDRVTAAASARARVIRTASRYVKGVLVTVGAFVAGVAQFATWKAGTDPDPAQIIGIAACIVVLIGGIFVMVTEEDATKALDVAQEATKKALVASQQYESYYELEEDFERLIELYQAARIMTTAVEKSTDVAVGGEAKIALDMMELAGRSLSIAAGFQQNDRWTICIYQYIENGDGGLLKCVAQRRAIECNIETARTWPTGSGAAGMAYTRGKEVIIPDMQAPEMRPILNTDGQDRPSDDDRYKSMVVMPITVRGRKNAWGVVTATNDRTEHFSYAEQSGIKPEEPIRLLTEFMSLAISLRDAHMRRTANQLPAVKA; this is encoded by the coding sequence ATGGAAGACGAGATCGTTCAGCTTTATGATCGCGTGACTGCGGCGGCCAGCGCGCGGGCAAGAGTGATACGGACAGCATCACGCTATGTTAAAGGCGTTCTTGTAACGGTCGGAGCATTTGTCGCTGGTGTCGCGCAATTCGCGACTTGGAAGGCTGGCACTGATCCTGACCCGGCCCAGATCATAGGTATAGCAGCTTGCATTGTTGTGCTGATCGGCGGCATCTTTGTCATGGTGACAGAGGAAGACGCAACGAAAGCGTTGGACGTTGCGCAGGAAGCGACGAAGAAAGCGCTCGTGGCTTCGCAGCAATACGAATCCTATTATGAGCTGGAAGAGGATTTTGAGCGGCTCATAGAATTGTACCAAGCTGCGCGCATCATGACGACGGCTGTGGAAAAATCGACCGATGTCGCGGTTGGCGGCGAAGCGAAGATCGCTTTGGATATGATGGAACTTGCCGGGCGTTCGTTATCGATCGCGGCAGGCTTCCAACAAAATGATCGGTGGACGATATGCATCTACCAATACATCGAAAACGGCGACGGCGGCCTGCTCAAATGCGTAGCTCAACGGCGCGCAATTGAATGCAACATCGAAACCGCTCGCACATGGCCGACCGGCAGCGGTGCGGCCGGCATGGCGTACACGCGCGGTAAGGAAGTGATAATTCCTGATATGCAGGCACCCGAAATGCGGCCTATCCTTAATACGGATGGGCAGGACAGGCCGAGTGATGATGATCGATACAAATCAATGGTTGTGATGCCGATCACTGTGCGTGGACGGAAAAATGCCTGGGGCGTCGTCACTGCAACCAATGATCGAACAGAACATTTTAGCTATGCGGAACAGAGCGGTATCAAACCGGAAGAGCCGATCCGATTGTTGACCGAGTTTATGTCGCTTGCCATCTCCTTGCGCGACGCACATATGCGCCGCACGGCGAATCAGCTTCCGGCAGTGAAAGCGTGA